Proteins co-encoded in one Bradyrhizobium sp. 170 genomic window:
- a CDS encoding Rieske (2Fe-2S) protein, which yields MVRHVIAPVDELPPGTRKFLDIDGRPIAIFNIKGEFFGLLNRCPHQGAALCEGPLIGLAQSSDPGEIEYTRLGEIIRCPWHGWEFDIRTGQSYCDPKRFRARAYPVNVEPGSAVVKGPYVAETLAVSVESDYVVVDL from the coding sequence ATGGTGCGGCATGTGATTGCCCCGGTGGACGAGCTGCCGCCGGGCACGCGAAAATTCCTCGACATCGACGGGCGGCCGATCGCGATCTTCAACATCAAGGGCGAGTTCTTCGGCCTCTTGAACCGCTGTCCGCACCAGGGCGCGGCCTTGTGCGAGGGCCCGCTGATCGGGCTCGCGCAATCCTCCGATCCCGGCGAGATCGAATACACAAGACTCGGCGAGATCATCCGCTGCCCCTGGCACGGCTGGGAATTCGATATCCGCACCGGGCAGTCCTATTGCGACCCCAAACGCTTTCGCGCCCGCGCCTATCCGGTCAATGTCGAGCCGGGATCGGCGGTGGTGAAGGGGCCGTATGTGGCGGAGACGCTCGCGGTGTCGGTCGAAAGCGACTACGTGGTGGTGGATTTGTAG
- the tcuB gene encoding tricarballylate utilization 4Fe-4S protein TcuB, producing the protein MHGTRILEEADRLMTVCNSCRYCEGLCAVFPAMEMRRAFSDGDLNYLANLCHGCGACYTDCQFSPPHEFNVNVPQTLAVARAESYAAYAWPRAFAGAFARNGLVISLVAALSVAAFIFGFAAFNDRQVLFGTHTGPGAFYKLMPHNAMAALFGAAFLYAIVALVMGVRAFWRDIGEPVGMKTDAGALWQAIRDAGELRYLDGGGVGCFNEDDRPTDRRRLYHHLTFYGFALCFASTCVATLYHYLLAREAPYAWWDLPVVLGTLGGIGLLIGPVGLLTERWKRDPVLVDEARYGMDIAFIVMLFLTSLTGMALLILRETAAMGPLLALHLGVVFSLFVTMPYGKFVHGIYRFVALVRYAMERKAMGHI; encoded by the coding sequence ATGCACGGAACGCGAATCCTGGAGGAAGCCGACCGCCTGATGACGGTCTGCAATTCCTGCCGCTATTGCGAGGGCCTCTGCGCGGTGTTTCCGGCGATGGAGATGCGCCGCGCGTTTTCCGACGGCGACCTCAACTACCTCGCCAATCTCTGCCATGGCTGCGGCGCCTGCTACACCGACTGCCAGTTCTCGCCGCCGCATGAATTCAACGTCAACGTCCCGCAGACGCTCGCGGTGGCGCGGGCCGAATCCTACGCGGCTTATGCGTGGCCCCGCGCCTTCGCCGGCGCATTTGCCCGTAACGGCCTCGTCATCAGCCTCGTTGCAGCGCTCAGCGTTGCCGCATTCATCTTCGGCTTTGCTGCTTTCAACGACCGGCAGGTGTTGTTTGGCACCCACACCGGCCCGGGCGCGTTCTACAAGTTGATGCCGCACAACGCGATGGCGGCCCTGTTCGGCGCGGCGTTCCTCTATGCGATCGTGGCTTTGGTGATGGGCGTGCGCGCATTCTGGCGCGATATCGGCGAGCCCGTCGGCATGAAGACCGACGCGGGTGCGCTGTGGCAGGCGATCCGCGATGCCGGCGAATTACGCTACCTCGACGGCGGCGGGGTCGGCTGCTTCAACGAGGACGACCGCCCGACCGATCGCCGCAGGCTCTATCATCATTTGACCTTCTACGGCTTTGCGCTGTGCTTCGCCTCCACCTGCGTCGCGACGCTCTATCACTATCTCCTGGCGCGCGAGGCGCCGTATGCGTGGTGGGACCTGCCCGTGGTGCTCGGCACGCTCGGCGGCATCGGGCTGTTGATCGGACCGGTCGGCCTGCTCACTGAGCGATGGAAGCGCGATCCCGTGCTGGTCGATGAAGCCCGCTACGGCATGGATATCGCGTTCATCGTGATGCTGTTTCTCACCAGCCTGACCGGCATGGCGCTGTTGATCCTGCGCGAGACGGCGGCGATGGGCCCGCTGCTGGCGCTGCATCTCGGCGTGGTGTTCTCGCTGTTCGTCACCATGCCCTATGGCAAGTTCGTTCACGGCATCTACCGTTTCGTCGCGCTGGTGCGCTATGCGATGGAGCGCAAGGCGATGGGGCATATCTGA
- a CDS encoding CinA family protein gives MNELVTIAEKIAAKMIERKQTIAVAESSTGGLISAALLSVPGASAYFLGGAVVYTRDARRLLMDIPDEAMKGIRSASEPYARLLANQVCQRFGTDWGLSETGATGPTGNRYGDAAGHSCMAVAGPSQSVFTLETGSADRQANMQAFAKTALNLLLENLSK, from the coding sequence ATGAATGAGCTTGTGACAATAGCCGAAAAGATTGCCGCCAAAATGATCGAGCGGAAACAAACGATTGCAGTTGCGGAATCCTCGACCGGCGGCCTGATCTCGGCGGCGCTGCTGTCGGTGCCGGGCGCATCAGCCTATTTCCTCGGCGGCGCCGTGGTCTACACGCGCGATGCGCGGCGGCTGCTGATGGATATTCCCGATGAGGCGATGAAGGGCATCCGCTCGGCGTCCGAGCCTTACGCGAGACTGCTGGCGAACCAGGTCTGCCAGCGTTTCGGGACCGACTGGGGCTTATCAGAGACCGGCGCGACCGGACCGACGGGCAACCGTTATGGCGACGCCGCCGGGCATAGCTGCATGGCGGTAGCGGGGCCGTCGCAATCGGTGTTCACGCTGGAGACCGGAAGTGCCGACCGGCAAGCCAATATGCAGGCGTTCGCGAAGACGGCATTGAATCTGCTGCTGGAGAATTTGTCGAAGTAG
- a CDS encoding lysozyme inhibitor LprI family protein: MAVMRLQLRVLFIGLVLAFLARTAPTQAEPLRATPDDRAAVEACLKLVGENAVKEAQGTSQNEAPGAAGRLAAAATDALTQRESCIGAVTISCQQQPGGMSTMGMVDCNSREWGVWDERLNRAYQDALKEAPSKLARGLRDAQRAWLQWREKRCKLPSDSEGGSIVGPLYTGCMLDATARQALWLEHRE; this comes from the coding sequence ATGGCTGTGATGCGACTGCAGTTGCGCGTCCTCTTCATTGGGCTCGTCTTGGCCTTCCTCGCCAGGACCGCGCCGACACAGGCGGAGCCTCTTCGCGCTACGCCCGACGATCGCGCTGCTGTCGAGGCCTGCCTCAAGCTGGTCGGTGAGAATGCCGTGAAGGAGGCTCAAGGTACGAGCCAGAACGAGGCCCCAGGGGCTGCCGGTCGTCTGGCGGCCGCCGCAACGGACGCCTTAACCCAGCGGGAAAGCTGCATTGGGGCCGTCACAATATCTTGCCAACAGCAGCCAGGCGGGATGTCGACCATGGGGATGGTCGATTGCAATAGCCGAGAGTGGGGCGTTTGGGACGAGCGCCTCAATCGCGCTTACCAGGACGCACTGAAGGAAGCCCCATCCAAACTCGCCAGGGGGCTCCGAGACGCGCAGCGCGCGTGGCTGCAATGGCGCGAAAAGCGATGCAAGTTGCCCAGCGACAGTGAGGGTGGTTCAATCGTCGGTCCGCTCTATACCGGCTGCATGCTGGACGCGACGGCGCGGCAGGCGCTGTGGTTGGAGCACCGCGAATAG
- a CDS encoding amidohydrolase family protein: MNVQFRDRPEPSASVSVKTAIADCDIHPARATAEELYPFLKKRWHAHLEAYGKQAYHGMMEGPPYPKAQPNASRRDAWPPEGGPQGSSLSFMQKQLLDPYNVALGVLNPLASGQGLRNQDLAGAICTAINDWQIEKWTAKDSRLKGSIVVANEDGLSAAAEIRKRAGDKNFVQVLLLSRNVEPLGQRRYWPIYEAAQEIGLPVGIHAFGFGGNPLTPSGWPSFYIEEMVGHSQCQQTVLASLVLEGVFERYPKLKMVMIEAGFGWAPSLGWRLDKSFERLHSEVPYLKRKPSEYIRDHIWWTTQPMEDPERRDHLFQVIEWIGWDKLLFATDYPHWDFDEPSRVLPAGVSDANREAFYLGNAKKLYGLA, from the coding sequence ATGAATGTGCAGTTCCGCGACCGTCCGGAGCCATCAGCGTCTGTCAGCGTCAAGACCGCGATCGCCGATTGCGACATCCATCCGGCACGCGCGACCGCAGAAGAACTCTATCCTTTCCTGAAAAAGCGCTGGCACGCGCATCTCGAGGCCTACGGCAAGCAGGCCTATCACGGCATGATGGAAGGCCCGCCCTATCCGAAGGCGCAGCCCAACGCCTCGCGCCGCGACGCCTGGCCGCCGGAAGGCGGGCCGCAGGGCTCCTCGCTGTCCTTCATGCAGAAGCAGCTTCTAGATCCCTACAATGTTGCGCTGGGCGTGCTCAATCCGCTCGCCAGCGGGCAGGGCCTGCGCAACCAGGATCTGGCCGGCGCGATCTGTACTGCGATCAACGACTGGCAGATCGAGAAATGGACCGCTAAGGATTCCCGCCTGAAGGGCTCGATCGTCGTCGCCAATGAAGACGGCCTTTCCGCCGCCGCCGAAATTCGCAAGCGCGCCGGCGACAAGAACTTCGTGCAGGTGCTGCTGCTCTCGCGCAATGTCGAGCCGCTCGGCCAGCGCCGCTACTGGCCGATTTACGAGGCGGCGCAGGAGATCGGACTGCCGGTCGGCATCCATGCCTTCGGCTTCGGCGGCAATCCGCTCACCCCGTCCGGCTGGCCGAGCTTCTATATCGAGGAGATGGTCGGCCATTCGCAGTGCCAGCAGACCGTGCTCGCGAGCCTGGTTCTCGAAGGCGTGTTCGAGCGTTATCCCAAATTGAAGATGGTCATGATCGAGGCCGGTTTCGGCTGGGCGCCGTCGCTTGGCTGGCGGCTGGACAAGAGTTTCGAGCGGCTGCACAGCGAGGTGCCGTATCTCAAGCGCAAGCCGTCGGAATATATCCGCGATCACATCTGGTGGACCACGCAGCCGATGGAAGACCCGGAGCGCCGCGACCATCTGTTCCAGGTGATCGAATGGATCGGCTGGGACAAACTGCTGTTCGCCACCGATTACCCGCATTGGGATTTCGACGAGCCGTCGCGCGTGTTGCCGGCCGGCGTCAGCGACGCCAACCGCGAAGCGTTCTATCTCGGCAACGCGAAGAAGCTGTATGGTCTGGCCTGA
- a CDS encoding type I secretion system permease/ATPase, which translates to MAAAPVRRSELGEALRACRNAFIGVGVMSCMINLLYLTGSIFMLEVYDRVLPSRSVPTLVGLVILAAGLYAAQGGLDLIRGRVLGRIGTALDEALNTRVFETVVRLPLLVGNRNEGLQPLRDLDNVRSFLGSMGPGAFFDLPWLPFYLAICFAFHWLLGVTALAGAIILVTLTLITEFLSRAPAKEAMTLAAQRSDLAATSRRNAEVLVAMGMSGRLTRRWSEANETYLAGNQRASDIAGGLGAVAKVLRMMLQSAVLAVGAYLVIHQEATAGIIIAGSILSARALAPVDLAIAHWKGFVAARQSWHRLSRLLEQVPPSNAQTLLQAPSKRLSVEAVSIVPPGDQRVIVQDVNFAVEAGSGVGVIGPSGSGKSSLVRALVGVWMPARGKVRLDGAALDQWSSDVLGRHIGYLPQDVELFAGTVAQNICRFDPDAKSEAIIAAAKEAGVHEMIIKMREGYDTQIGEQGTALSAGQAQRVALARALYGDPFLIVLDEPNSNLDSEGDEALTRAVRGARERGAIVVVVAHRPIGIEAVDQLLVLKDGRMQAFGPKETVLGQVLQRVPSPPPIKIVSEAGAAKKS; encoded by the coding sequence ATGGCAGCCGCTCCCGTCCGGCGTTCTGAGCTCGGTGAAGCGCTGCGCGCCTGTCGCAACGCCTTTATCGGCGTCGGCGTCATGAGTTGCATGATCAATTTGCTGTACCTCACCGGCTCGATTTTCATGCTGGAGGTCTACGATCGCGTGCTGCCGAGCCGCAGCGTGCCGACCCTGGTTGGCCTGGTGATTCTCGCGGCGGGTCTGTACGCCGCCCAGGGCGGCCTCGATCTGATCCGCGGTCGCGTTCTAGGCCGCATTGGCACCGCGCTCGACGAAGCCCTCAACACGCGCGTGTTCGAAACCGTGGTGCGGCTGCCGCTCTTGGTAGGCAACCGCAACGAGGGCCTGCAGCCGCTGCGCGATCTCGACAATGTCAGGTCGTTTCTCGGCAGCATGGGGCCGGGCGCGTTCTTCGATCTGCCGTGGCTGCCGTTCTATCTCGCGATCTGCTTTGCGTTTCACTGGCTGCTCGGCGTCACCGCTCTGGCCGGCGCCATCATTCTGGTGACTCTGACGCTGATCACCGAGTTCCTGTCGCGCGCGCCGGCCAAGGAGGCGATGACGCTGGCGGCGCAGCGGAGCGATCTGGCTGCCACCAGCCGGCGCAACGCCGAAGTGCTGGTCGCGATGGGCATGTCCGGACGCCTGACCAGGCGCTGGAGCGAGGCCAACGAGACCTATCTGGCGGGCAATCAGCGCGCCAGCGACATCGCGGGCGGCTTGGGGGCGGTCGCAAAAGTCTTGCGCATGATGCTGCAATCGGCGGTGCTCGCGGTCGGCGCTTACCTCGTGATCCACCAGGAAGCCACCGCCGGCATCATCATCGCGGGCTCGATCCTGAGCGCCCGTGCGCTGGCGCCGGTCGATCTCGCCATCGCCCACTGGAAGGGTTTTGTCGCCGCGCGCCAGAGCTGGCATCGCCTCTCCAGGTTGTTGGAGCAGGTACCCCCGTCGAACGCGCAGACCCTGCTGCAGGCTCCATCCAAGCGGCTGTCGGTCGAGGCCGTCAGCATCGTGCCGCCGGGCGACCAGCGCGTCATCGTGCAGGACGTTAATTTCGCCGTCGAGGCCGGCAGCGGCGTCGGCGTCATCGGTCCGAGCGGTTCCGGCAAATCGTCGCTGGTGCGTGCGCTGGTAGGCGTCTGGATGCCGGCCCGCGGCAAGGTGCGGCTTGATGGTGCGGCGCTCGACCAATGGTCGTCGGACGTGCTCGGCCGCCACATCGGCTATCTGCCGCAGGACGTCGAACTGTTCGCCGGCACCGTGGCGCAGAACATCTGCCGTTTCGATCCCGACGCGAAGTCAGAGGCGATCATCGCCGCCGCCAAGGAAGCCGGCGTGCATGAGATGATCATCAAGATGCGCGAGGGCTACGATACCCAGATCGGCGAGCAGGGCACGGCGCTCTCCGCCGGGCAGGCGCAGCGCGTAGCGCTGGCCCGCGCGCTCTACGGCGATCCGTTCCTGATCGTGCTCGACGAGCCGAACTCCAATCTCGACAGCGAGGGCGACGAGGCGCTGACCCGCGCGGTGCGCGGGGCGCGCGAACGCGGCGCCATCGTGGTCGTGGTGGCGCACCGGCCGATCGGCATCGAGGCGGTCGATCAGCTTCTGGTGCTGAAGGACGGCCGCATGCAGGCGTTCGGCCCGAAGGAAACCGTGCTCGGCCAGGTGCTGCAGCGGGTGCCGTCGCCGCCGCCGATCAAGATCGTGTCCGAAGCGGGAGCTGCGAAGAAATCATGA
- a CDS encoding amidohydrolase family protein — MTSPLPGGVDCDLHPAVPHLTSLLPYMNDYWRDQVTTRGMTDLVSQSYPTNSPISSRPDWRPAQGKPGADLADMQKQALDRFGTAYGICNPLYGVQMVFSEDMQDAFCRALNDWLAREWLDKDDRLRGSIVIPAQSVEKSVAEIERCAKDKRFVQVLMLVMGDMPLGKRVYWPIYAAAERLGLAVGIHAGSAYHNPPTSVGWGSYHIEDYVAQATAFQTQLTSLIVEGVFARHPNLKMVMLESGFTWLPAYLWRLHKFWRGIRMETPWVDRAPLEIVRSNIRFSLQPVDAPPDPATLNRLFDHMQSDELLLFSTDYPHWQFDGDEVLPPGLSPDLVRKIMIDNPLATYGRLEFAKETTP; from the coding sequence ATGACGTCGCCGCTTCCCGGCGGCGTGGATTGCGACCTGCATCCCGCCGTGCCGCATTTGACCAGCCTGTTGCCTTACATGAACGACTACTGGCGCGACCAGGTGACGACGCGCGGCATGACCGACCTGGTTTCGCAATCCTATCCGACCAATTCGCCGATCTCGTCGCGGCCGGACTGGCGGCCGGCGCAGGGCAAGCCGGGCGCCGATCTTGCCGACATGCAGAAGCAGGCGCTCGACCGGTTTGGCACAGCTTACGGCATCTGCAATCCGCTCTACGGCGTGCAGATGGTGTTCTCCGAGGACATGCAGGACGCATTCTGCCGCGCGCTGAACGACTGGCTGGCCAGGGAATGGCTCGACAAGGACGATCGGCTGCGCGGCTCGATCGTGATCCCTGCGCAAAGCGTCGAAAAATCCGTTGCCGAGATCGAGCGCTGCGCCAAGGACAAGCGCTTCGTCCAGGTGCTGATGCTGGTCATGGGCGATATGCCCCTGGGCAAACGCGTCTACTGGCCGATCTACGCCGCCGCCGAACGGCTGGGCTTGGCTGTCGGCATTCATGCCGGCAGCGCCTATCACAACCCGCCGACCTCGGTCGGCTGGGGCTCCTACCATATCGAGGATTACGTAGCCCAGGCCACCGCGTTCCAGACCCAGCTCACCAGCCTGATCGTGGAGGGCGTGTTCGCCCGCCACCCGAATCTGAAGATGGTGATGCTGGAATCAGGCTTCACCTGGCTGCCGGCCTATCTGTGGCGGCTGCACAAGTTCTGGCGCGGCATACGGATGGAAACGCCGTGGGTCGATCGTGCGCCGCTGGAGATTGTGCGCAGCAACATCCGATTCTCGCTGCAACCGGTCGATGCGCCGCCCGATCCGGCAACCCTGAACCGCTTGTTTGACCATATGCAGTCGGACGAATTGCTCCTATTCTCGACCGACTATCCGCACTGGCAATTCGACGGCGACGAGGTGCTGCCGCCGGGGTTATCGCCCGATCTTGTCCGCAAGATCATGATCGACAATCCGCTCGCGACCTACGGCCGTTTGGAATTCGCGAAGGAGACGACGCCATGA
- a CDS encoding GlsB/YeaQ/YmgE family stress response membrane protein, with protein MQISNEGILVILFVGLVAGWLAGKIVRGTGFGIIGDILVGIAGALLASLLFPKLGIRIGTGLVSEIVYSTIGAIILLLIVRLVRTGGRL; from the coding sequence ATGCAGATTTCCAACGAAGGCATTCTCGTTATCCTTTTCGTCGGCCTGGTCGCTGGCTGGCTGGCCGGCAAGATCGTGCGCGGCACCGGCTTTGGCATCATCGGCGATATCCTGGTCGGCATCGCCGGCGCGCTGCTTGCGAGCCTGCTGTTTCCCAAGCTCGGCATTCGTATCGGCACCGGGCTGGTGTCCGAGATCGTCTACTCCACGATCGGCGCCATCATCCTGCTGCTGATCGTGCGGCTGGTGCGGACCGGCGGGCGGCTATAG
- a CDS encoding MBL fold metallo-hydrolase has product MIRTGRTAIALTLLLAGSAFAQQQPPASPAAPPPVDFSKVEIKTTDLGDNVYMLEGQILGSIGGNITVAVGRTGIIMVDGQFAPLHDKIKAAISTISNLPIKYLINTHYHGDHTGGNEAFAKDGAIIVSDINVKNRLAEGTTNGLTGVKTPPAAAGALPTKTYAGKMLKIRLPGRVADLRHIAGAHTDGDTYVWFKTANVLATGDTFTNGRYPNIDFANGGNIKGMIAATNAYIKLTNAKSRIVPGHGPIADRAALIEYRTMLVTARDRMAALVKQGKSEDDVVAAKPFADLDKKWAPTELASKNFIRVVYHSLADKTDKKTVLKRMLRRS; this is encoded by the coding sequence ATGATTCGGACTGGACGTACGGCGATTGCCCTAACCCTCTTGCTGGCCGGCAGCGCATTCGCGCAGCAACAACCCCCTGCCTCGCCCGCAGCACCCCCGCCGGTCGATTTCTCCAAGGTCGAGATCAAGACCACCGACCTCGGCGACAACGTCTACATGCTCGAGGGCCAGATACTTGGAAGTATTGGCGGGAACATCACCGTGGCGGTGGGGAGGACCGGCATTATCATGGTCGATGGCCAGTTCGCGCCGCTGCACGACAAGATCAAGGCCGCCATATCAACCATCTCCAACCTGCCGATCAAATATTTGATCAACACGCATTATCACGGCGACCACACCGGCGGGAATGAAGCCTTTGCCAAGGATGGCGCCATCATCGTTTCCGACATCAACGTCAAGAATCGCCTGGCGGAGGGAACCACCAATGGCCTGACGGGCGTCAAGACGCCGCCGGCCGCAGCAGGCGCGCTGCCGACGAAAACCTATGCCGGCAAGATGCTCAAGATCAGACTTCCCGGCCGCGTCGCCGATCTCCGGCACATCGCCGGCGCCCATACCGACGGCGACACCTACGTCTGGTTCAAGACCGCCAATGTGCTGGCGACCGGCGACACCTTCACCAACGGCCGCTATCCCAACATCGATTTCGCCAATGGCGGCAACATCAAGGGCATGATCGCGGCGACCAACGCCTACATTAAGCTGACCAACGCGAAGAGCCGCATCGTGCCGGGCCACGGCCCGATCGCCGACAGGGCGGCGCTGATCGAATATCGCACCATGCTCGTGACCGCGCGCGATCGCATGGCGGCGCTGGTGAAGCAAGGCAAGAGCGAAGACGATGTGGTGGCGGCCAAGCCCTTTGCCGATCTCGACAAGAAATGGGCGCCGACGGAGCTTGCCAGCAAGAACTTTATTCGCGTCGTGTATCATTCGCTCGCGGACAAAACCGACAAGAAGACGGTGCTGAAACGAATGCTGCGCCGGAGTTGA
- a CDS encoding WD40 repeat domain-containing protein has translation MKFLQLAILVAAILLCVGARDGGQAASAAEIYGMKKLNFCGAPEAGSVTVSSTAFSKGGVWAAIATGGRIVRICEMATGREIASLAVPTSLGRDDDDVRFVAFSPDGARLVTASMDRMVRLWDIAGSRELAALEHPSRVASATFSPDRARLATSTDDRVVRIWDVASGRELAVLQPPSPVTSAVFSPDGTRLVTTCWEGTAHIWDAAAGREITALRRHAQKVREARFSPDGTRIVTASEDKTARVWDAASGRVLLVLKHASRVLSAAFSADGTRIVTAPEMRRVSSTPPWGARSLF, from the coding sequence ATGAAATTTCTGCAATTGGCGATATTGGTGGCCGCCATCTTGCTGTGTGTCGGCGCCCGGGACGGCGGCCAGGCCGCCAGTGCGGCTGAAATCTACGGCATGAAAAAGCTCAATTTCTGCGGCGCCCCGGAAGCCGGAAGTGTTACAGTATCATCTACCGCCTTCAGCAAGGGCGGGGTGTGGGCCGCCATCGCCACCGGCGGACGCATTGTCCGCATCTGCGAAATGGCCACCGGTCGCGAAATAGCGTCGCTTGCCGTACCAACGTCGCTCGGCCGGGACGACGACGACGTCCGCTTCGTCGCCTTCAGTCCGGACGGCGCACGTCTCGTCACGGCATCCATGGACCGGATGGTGCGCCTCTGGGATATCGCCGGCAGTCGCGAACTCGCCGCGCTCGAGCACCCGTCGCGGGTCGCTTCCGCTACCTTCAGCCCGGACCGCGCGCGCCTCGCCACATCAACTGACGACAGGGTCGTGCGCATCTGGGATGTTGCAAGCGGACGCGAGCTTGCCGTGCTGCAGCCTCCGTCACCGGTCACTTCAGCCGTCTTCAGCCCGGACGGCACACGTCTCGTCACGACCTGCTGGGAAGGCACGGCCCACATATGGGACGCGGCCGCCGGCCGCGAGATCACGGCCCTCCGGAGGCACGCGCAGAAGGTACGCGAAGCCCGCTTCAGCCCGGACGGCACGCGCATCGTCACGGCTTCCGAAGACAAAACCGCGCGCGTCTGGGATGCCGCGAGCGGCCGCGTGCTCCTTGTCCTCAAGCACGCTTCGCGGGTCCTCTCGGCAGCCTTTAGCGCGGACGGCACGCGGATCGTCACGGCGCCGGAAATGAGGCGCGTGTCTTCGACGCCGCCTTGGGGCGCGAGATCGCTGTTTTGA
- a CDS encoding DedA family protein, with amino-acid sequence MLFPTDLTSFLDLIRQHGDVAYSLMFAYAASHSLLLALFAGYAAHSGALGLGTLIVVCWFGSFAGDIIRFWIGRRYGARLLDRFPRFERTVQTVVRLTERHYVWMILFHRFPHGIRGLAGFAYGISRLPWSTFLALNFVAAGLWSGVVVSAGYAFGQFSETSINNASSGLGIVMLVAFLGLSWLLSRKLDQIVQRY; translated from the coding sequence TTGCTGTTTCCGACGGATCTGACCTCGTTCCTCGACCTCATACGCCAGCATGGCGATGTGGCCTACAGCCTCATGTTTGCCTATGCGGCCTCGCATAGCCTGCTGCTTGCGCTGTTCGCGGGCTACGCGGCGCATTCGGGGGCGCTGGGTCTTGGCACGCTCATCGTGGTCTGCTGGTTCGGCAGTTTCGCCGGCGACATCATTCGCTTCTGGATCGGGCGGCGCTATGGCGCCCGCCTGCTCGATCGTTTTCCGCGGTTCGAACGCACCGTGCAGACGGTCGTTCGCCTGACGGAACGTCACTATGTCTGGATGATCCTGTTTCATCGTTTCCCGCATGGCATCCGCGGGCTCGCGGGGTTTGCTTACGGGATATCGCGGCTGCCCTGGTCCACATTCCTTGCGCTCAACTTCGTAGCTGCCGGCCTTTGGTCCGGCGTCGTTGTCTCGGCCGGCTATGCCTTCGGTCAATTCTCGGAGACGTCCATCAACAATGCCTCTTCGGGCCTGGGCATCGTGATGCTGGTCGCGTTCCTTGGCCTGTCCTGGTTGCTCAGCAGGAAGCTCGATCAGATCGTGCAGCGGTACTGA
- a CDS encoding HlyD family type I secretion periplasmic adaptor subunit, which yields MTAELKGAHRSIRMHLIVGLSLMLVLAGGFGGWASTVQISGALIAPGSVVVDSNVKKVQHPTGGVVGEVRVRDGDIVKAGDIVVRLDETVVKASLAIVVKTLNGLWARAARLEAEQRGLDKIKFPSQLADRADDPDVRDIIASETKLFEVRVFGRAGQKSQLRERVSQLNEEIAGLTAQEQAKDKETALVEKELVGVRQLYEQRLIQISRLTVLERDHARLSGERAQYIAARAQARGKITETELQIIQIDKDVVSEVSKDLRETNDKIGEFVERKVTAEDQLRRIDIRAPQDGVVLQSTVHTVGGVITAGDAIMMVVPRADDLSVEAKVNPQDIDKLQIGQKTLLRLSAFNQRTTPELNGVVARVSADVTTDQRTGQSYYTIRVSLPPAEVTRLGDNVKIIPGMPVEAFVQTGDRTMFSYLMKPFSDQLMRSFRER from the coding sequence ATGACCGCCGAGTTGAAGGGCGCGCACCGCTCGATACGGATGCATCTCATCGTCGGCCTCTCGCTGATGCTGGTGCTCGCCGGCGGATTCGGCGGCTGGGCCTCGACGGTGCAGATATCGGGCGCGTTGATCGCGCCGGGTTCGGTGGTGGTCGATTCCAACGTCAAGAAGGTGCAGCACCCGACCGGCGGCGTGGTCGGCGAAGTCCGCGTGCGCGATGGCGATATCGTCAAAGCCGGCGACATCGTGGTGCGGCTCGACGAGACCGTGGTCAAGGCGAGCCTCGCCATCGTCGTCAAGACGCTGAACGGATTGTGGGCGCGGGCGGCGCGGCTGGAGGCCGAGCAGCGCGGCCTCGACAAGATCAAGTTCCCCTCACAGCTTGCCGATCGCGCCGACGATCCTGACGTGCGCGATATCATTGCGAGCGAAACCAAGCTGTTCGAGGTGCGCGTATTCGGACGCGCCGGGCAGAAATCGCAGTTGCGCGAGCGGGTGTCGCAGCTCAACGAGGAAATTGCCGGCCTCACCGCGCAGGAGCAGGCCAAGGACAAGGAAACCGCGCTGGTTGAGAAGGAGCTGGTCGGCGTGCGCCAGCTCTATGAACAGCGCCTGATCCAGATCTCGCGCCTGACGGTGCTGGAGCGCGATCACGCCCGGCTGTCGGGCGAGCGTGCGCAATACATCGCCGCCCGCGCGCAGGCGAGGGGCAAGATCACCGAGACCGAACTGCAGATCATCCAGATCGACAAGGACGTGGTCAGCGAGGTCTCCAAGGATCTCCGCGAGACCAACGACAAGATCGGCGAGTTCGTCGAGCGCAAGGTCACCGCGGAGGATCAATTGCGCCGCATCGACATCCGCGCGCCGCAGGACGGCGTCGTGCTGCAGTCGACGGTGCACACCGTGGGCGGTGTGATCACCGCCGGCGACGCCATCATGATGGTGGTGCCGCGGGCCGACGATCTCTCGGTCGAGGCCAAGGTCAATCCGCAGGACATCGACAAGCTGCAGATCGGCCAGAAGACGCTGCTGCGGCTATCCGCCTTCAACCAGCGCACCACGCCGGAACTCAATGGTGTGGTGGCGCGCGTCTCCGCCGACGTCACCACCGACCAGCGCACTGGCCAGAGCTACTACACCATCCGCGTCTCGCTGCCGCCGGCCGAAGTCACCCGCCTCGGCGACAACGTCAAGATCATCCCGGGCATGCCGGTCGAAGCCTTCGTCCAGACCGGCGACCGCACCATGTTCTCCTATTTGATGAAGCCATTCAGCGACCAGCTGATGCGCTCGTTCCGGGAGCGGTGA